A window of the Synechococcus sp. M16.1 genome harbors these coding sequences:
- a CDS encoding ABC transporter permease subunit (The N-terminal region of this protein, as described by TIGR01726, is a three transmembrane segment that identifies a subfamily of ABC transporter permease subunits, which specificities that include histidine, arginine, glutamine, glutamate, L-cystine (sic), the opines (in Agrobacterium) octopine and nopaline, etc.), translated as MRQRRLLVQVAVAAVLLGLVALLVNNLAVNLIRTGLGLGFGWLGRPAGFALAETALPYAPSDSYLWALTIGWLNSLKVIAAGLVLATGLGVAAGAARGSNNRLLRSLAGSYVALIRQIPLLLQLLFWYFVAFLGLPSVPIGGLIRLSNQGIQLLGLNLSVEFCAVLVGLTVFTGASIAEIVRGGINAVPRGQWEAFRSLGLGEGLGLRRIVLPQALPAILPALTSQYLNLAKNSTLSIAVGYADLYAVSDTTITQTGRAIEGFLLLLLSFLLLNLLISGGMAAFNRAVLGRLNRSR; from the coding sequence ATGCGGCAGCGTCGTCTCCTGGTTCAGGTTGCTGTCGCCGCCGTACTGCTGGGCCTTGTGGCTCTGCTGGTCAACAATCTGGCGGTCAACCTGATTCGAACGGGCTTGGGACTGGGTTTTGGCTGGCTGGGCCGACCCGCTGGTTTTGCTCTGGCGGAAACAGCCCTTCCCTATGCCCCATCTGATAGCTACCTCTGGGCCCTGACCATTGGTTGGCTGAACAGCCTCAAGGTGATCGCGGCTGGCCTGGTCTTGGCCACCGGCCTGGGTGTGGCTGCCGGTGCAGCCCGCGGTAGCAACAACCGTCTGCTGCGCAGCCTGGCCGGAAGCTACGTGGCCTTGATTCGTCAGATTCCTCTGCTGCTGCAGTTGCTGTTCTGGTATTTCGTTGCCTTCCTTGGCCTTCCCTCGGTGCCGATCGGTGGGTTGATCCGGCTTTCGAATCAGGGCATTCAGCTGTTGGGCCTGAACCTCAGCGTTGAATTTTGTGCGGTCCTTGTGGGGCTCACGGTGTTCACGGGTGCATCGATTGCCGAGATCGTGCGCGGTGGCATCAATGCGGTACCGCGGGGCCAGTGGGAGGCCTTCCGCAGCCTTGGGCTTGGAGAAGGGCTTGGGCTGCGTCGGATTGTGTTGCCGCAGGCCCTGCCGGCGATTCTTCCTGCGCTCACGAGCCAGTACCTCAATCTCGCCAAGAACAGCACCCTGTCCATTGCCGTGGGCTACGCCGATCTCTACGCCGTCAGTGACACCACCATCACCCAAACCGGCCGCGCCATTGAGGGCTTCCTGCTGCTGTTGCTCAGCTTTCTGCTGCTGAATCTGTTGATCAGCGGGGGCATGGCTGCCTTCAACCGTGCCGTGCTGGGTCGTCTGAACAGGAGCCGCTGA
- a CDS encoding amino acid ABC transporter permease codes for MNRWLDRGITLLLLVLLGWAGWSMLHWLLVAADWSVVATNLPLYAVGSFPADQRWRPLLWMAALITLTLLTLTGPKPGWVRRWLPLVWIAMAPLGLWLLTGGLGLLPVGTRSWGGLTLTLLLTGGSGALALPLGILLALGRRSELPVLRWSSAAYIELMRAVPLIAVLFFGQLLIPLFLPPGLEINRVLRAVVAFALFAAAYIAEDVRGGLQAIPPTQREAAAVLGLSPRQVLQLVVLPQALRVALPSLTNQAVGLLQNTSLMAILGLMELLGISRSLLANPAFIGRYLEVYLWLAAVYWLACTAMALLARHLEVQLDPARSAS; via the coding sequence ATGAACCGTTGGTTGGATCGTGGGATCACCCTGCTGCTGCTGGTTCTGCTCGGATGGGCTGGCTGGTCCATGCTGCATTGGCTGCTGGTGGCAGCCGACTGGTCTGTGGTGGCCACCAATCTGCCGCTGTACGCGGTGGGCAGTTTCCCTGCGGATCAACGCTGGCGTCCGTTGCTGTGGATGGCAGCACTGATCACGCTGACGCTGCTGACCCTCACTGGTCCGAAGCCTGGCTGGGTTCGCCGTTGGTTGCCGTTGGTCTGGATCGCGATGGCACCGCTGGGGCTCTGGCTGTTGACCGGAGGTTTGGGTCTGCTGCCGGTGGGGACACGCAGTTGGGGTGGTCTGACGCTCACGCTGCTGCTTACGGGAGGCAGTGGAGCTTTGGCGCTTCCGTTAGGGATCCTCCTGGCCCTCGGCCGGCGCAGTGAGCTGCCGGTGCTGCGTTGGAGCAGCGCCGCCTACATCGAGTTGATGCGGGCTGTGCCCTTGATTGCGGTTCTGTTCTTTGGACAACTGCTGATCCCGTTGTTCCTGCCGCCAGGGCTTGAGATCAATCGTGTTCTGCGGGCGGTTGTGGCCTTCGCCTTGTTTGCAGCGGCCTACATCGCAGAGGATGTTCGCGGAGGCCTGCAGGCGATTCCGCCTACTCAGCGGGAAGCTGCAGCCGTGCTGGGGCTGTCGCCACGCCAAGTGCTGCAACTGGTGGTGCTGCCTCAGGCGCTGCGGGTTGCACTTCCATCGCTCACCAATCAGGCGGTGGGTCTGCTGCAAAACACAAGCCTGATGGCCATTCTCGGTTTGATGGAATTGCTGGGCATCAGCCGCAGCCTGTTGGCGAATCCTGCTTTCATCGGCCGCTATCTGGAGGTCTACCTCTGGCTTGCTGCGGTTTACTGGCTGGCGTGT
- a CDS encoding amino acid ABC transporter substrate-binding protein — translation MFRSSSRVLIVALAGLSSFLASCASLDSAAGSRLDLVKARGELLCGVSGKIPGFSFLSPDGRYTGLDIDICRAMAAAFVGDAEKVQYRPLTAPERFTALRSGEIDLLSRNTTHTLSRDAMGGNGLRFGPVVFHDGQGLMVNAASGVRSLADLSGKSICVGSGTTTEQNLNDAFASEGLPYTPIKYQDLNQVVGGYLQGRCAAMTSDRSQLAAARSGFSDPQAHQILDDRISKEPLAPAVVGGDQPMGDAMTWVINALIEAEERGITQVSVDAVVKQAAADPSQTALRRFLGVDPGLGRKLGLADDFVVQVIRATGNYGEIYNRHLGPDSAVAIPRGANRLSGEGGLMISPPFT, via the coding sequence ATGTTCCGATCCAGTTCACGTGTTCTGATCGTTGCGTTGGCCGGGTTGTCCTCGTTCCTGGCGTCCTGCGCGTCACTGGACAGTGCAGCTGGCTCGCGTCTGGATCTGGTCAAAGCGCGTGGTGAGTTGCTTTGTGGGGTGAGCGGCAAGATTCCAGGCTTCAGTTTTCTCAGTCCTGATGGTCGTTACACCGGCCTGGATATCGACATCTGCCGTGCCATGGCTGCCGCTTTCGTTGGTGATGCCGAGAAGGTTCAATACCGGCCTTTAACCGCGCCCGAGCGGTTCACGGCCTTGCGATCGGGCGAGATCGATCTGTTGTCTCGCAACACCACCCACACCCTCAGCCGCGATGCTATGGGGGGCAATGGGCTTCGCTTTGGACCTGTGGTGTTCCATGACGGACAGGGCTTGATGGTGAATGCCGCCAGCGGAGTGCGTTCGCTGGCTGACTTGAGCGGTAAGTCCATTTGCGTGGGATCGGGCACCACAACCGAGCAAAACCTCAACGACGCCTTCGCCTCCGAGGGGCTTCCCTACACACCGATCAAATATCAAGATCTCAATCAGGTGGTGGGCGGCTACCTCCAGGGGCGCTGCGCAGCCATGACGTCTGATCGCTCGCAACTGGCGGCGGCACGCTCAGGGTTCAGTGATCCCCAGGCGCATCAGATCCTCGACGACCGGATCAGCAAGGAGCCTCTGGCTCCAGCTGTGGTGGGTGGGGATCAGCCCATGGGTGATGCCATGACCTGGGTGATCAACGCTCTGATCGAAGCCGAGGAACGGGGTATCACCCAAGTCAGTGTTGATGCGGTGGTGAAGCAAGCCGCAGCTGACCCCTCCCAGACCGCTCTGCGGCGTTTCCTGGGGGTGGACCCAGGTCTGGGTCGAAAACTCGGACTCGCCGATGACTTTGTTGTTCAGGTGATCCGTGCCACCGGCAATTACGGCGAGATCTACAACCGCCATCTCGGACCCGACAGTGCCGTGGCGATTCCCCGGGGGGCGAACCGGCTGTCCGGTGAAGGTGGTTTGATGATTTCCCCACCGTTCACCTGA